The DNA region ACCTGGAAAGTTTGTGCTACAAGTGGCAACTTGGGTTATAATATACGAACCTTACTTATCTATCTCCAAAAGGAGAGCCTCTTATGAAATCTATGCTGCTTCTTTTGATATTCCTCTGTATTCTCGCGGGGTCTTCGGTTAGCCCTGCGGCATTGACGGTTGAAGATCTCGAGAAAATTGACACAAAAATTAAAGAGTCGGAGACACGCATTAAAGAAAATACCAACACACAGATAGAGAATATCAAGACCCTAATCACCTGGCTCATAGCGTTGTTCGTCGCCATGATAGCTCTGATAGGCATTCCGCTGGTAGCTTTGACTGTCATGATAGGCTGGCGCAGCACAAGAGATCACGAACAGGAGAAAATCAATCAAGAACTTAGAGGAGAAATTGAAACCCTCAAACAACAGCAAACTGTCCGCCCATAACTCGGTTTGACTCTTGTGAGGATCCCGCCTTCTCAGAACGCATCCGTCAGAACCTCATCCGCAAACACGAAGCGATCCACGGTCGCGCCCCGCATGACGATACCTTGACCTTCACTTTTGACAAAGGCTATATTGACAGACGACAAGGACGTGTCACCCGTCTCGTAGACTACAAAGGCATCAAGATTCGCGGCGTGATGTGTCCTTTTGATGTTTCTGGGAGTATTCCCTTAATCCAGATCGGCTACGAATGTGGCTTCGGCGACAAAAATAGTGCAGGCTTCGGCATGGTAGATGTCCAAACAAATTTTAATTTGAATCTCATTAGTAAAAATTGTATAATATATTTCTAACACTTTCTGAAGGGAGGTAAATGCTATGCCAATTTACGAAAAATTGATGGGAAATCCGTTTGTTGATGCGGGGGTTTGTGGAATTTGTGAATGGTTGGAAAGGCGACCTCAGCCAGAGGAAATTACAACTACAGACCTTGAGGTGATGGTTGAGGAATTTATTCCTATGGCAGCGAAGTGGGAAAAATGGGGTTCAATTTTTACACTTAATCATTCACTAACTAATCCTTCGAAAAAAAAAGATGAACGGCTAGCTCATTTCAGAGGAATGCTTCTTGACTATATTCATAATGTCAAGGAACTTGATCAGATTGGCGATTGTATGGGATGTGGTAGACGTGACGTAGGATCAACACCTTTGCTTGATAAAACAGGCGTTCCACTAACAGGTGGAAAGAATAGTAACTTTTTCCCTGTTTTCTCCGAAGGAGCAGGTTATTGCCCCGCTTGTAGTTTCTCGATTCAGTTTTTACCCTTTTCTTTGGTTGCGACTGGGAAAAATGGTGGAAGATTCCTTATGCTTCATTCCAAATCTTGGGAACTTATGCGAATTTGGACAATACGGTGTATCCAAGGTATTAAACAACAATATTCTCAACAACAATCAGGAGAATGTTTTAAGCCTGATTATGAAAATTCTCGCAATGGTTTGTTTTACATGGTGCGGGAAATGATTATTGAATGTGAGGAAATGCAGCTTTATGATGAAATCACAGATAAAGATGTATCTATGGAAGTTTACTCCTTTACAAACAACAATCAGTTTCCAGATATTGAAATCTTTTACATCCCGTCTTCTGTCTTTCAATTTTTATCTGCCGCCGAGCAGAATCCCTATAAGGATGCCTGGTACGAGATCGTCCAAATCGGTTACGGGAGGGGGAAATCTAAAAAAGATTACAAGAAGTCAAGAAACCTTGTATATGAGTACCTATTAGAAGATCGATCCATTCGTGGCTTCTTTCTAAGCCGGCGTACTCAAAAACATCGCGGAAATTGGGAATTATTTTCCCTTTATTTACAGAAGGTGAGAAACATGAAACCAACACGGATTGAGAAAATTAAGCAGGTTGGCGATTTAATTGCAGAGAGTATCCGTAAATCTGAAAAGCGTGGATTAAATCGACTCCAAGATTTAGAAAATGCAACAACTTATTTTGACTGCCGCAGCGTTTTATTACGTATCATTAGAGATAGGATTGTTCAAAAGGAACCAGAGCCGCTGTTCTCGTTTGATGATTGTGTTGAACATATTTTTATTTCTGCTGATAATGCTCAATCTTGGAGTGATGAGTTAGATGATAGTGAGTTGGATGAAGAAGAAAAAGAACAGTTGAGACATTCTATAAATGATAATGTCAGGTTTTGGCGTGAAACCCGTGACTTGCTGCTTTTTCGGATTTATGAACAACTTCACAGTTGGTTAACTGAACAGGAGGATAATTAATCATGTCTAAGCATCTTATTGGACTAATGCTTATTGATGCCCCTTATTCAGCGTTGAATAACGCTGATAAACCGAAGGATCGTCCTAACGATAACATAGTTGTTGTTAAAACCCTTAAAAAAGGGCGCAGAGGACAGACTTATCCCTATGTGTCCGGTCAAGCATGGCGAAATTGGTGGCGCACGACTCTTGAACATGAATTTGACGACTGGCATAACTCACCTATAGATCGAGAGGATAAAATCGCATATACCAAAGTAGATCCGGTAAAATATGACGATGACGATGTTTTTGGTTATATGCGTGCGCGAAGTGAAGGGAAAGGAAAACAAAAGGAAGATCTTACGGTAACCCGTTTGTCCCCTCTCAAATGCTCACCGCTTATTTCCATTTCACCACAAATCCCAACGAACGATTTTGGTGTGATGGCACGTCAGGAAGGGGACCCAGTGCCTTATGAACACCAATTTTACTCTTGTATTCTACAAGGTATCTTTTCTCTAAACCTTAGTGCGGTCGGATCGTTTTCCGCTGTTAACAAGACAGGGTATAAAAATATCCGTGACGACTATGTTCCAACTATTGAAGCCGCACGTGGAACAAGAGAAAATGAAGATTCACCGTGGGTCCTTCCGAAAGATATCCGCGTCCGACGTTGTCAACAGACACTTAAGGCACTTCCTTTTCTCAGCGGAGGGGCAAAGTTGACATCACATCTCACTGACGTTACTCCCAAACTCATTATTCTTTCTGTGCTTAAGGGCGGCAACCATCCCTTCATGAATTTAATAGTTGAAGAAGAAGGGCTTGGTAAATTAAGTCTGTCTGCCTTGCGAGAGATCATAGGAGATTACAAAGACAGATTTTGCGATGCAATTTACATCGGTAGACGGAGCGGGTTCATGGATGACATAGACGGCAAACTCACTGAGTTAGCAGGTGACAACAATCTGCCGGGTGAGATCGTTTACGATACACCAAATACGGTAATTACTCAACTGTCACAAAAGTTAGAAACTCACGTTGGAGACACACCATGAAGGTAATTCGCGTTCATATTACCGGCTGGATCGCCTCTTTCCGGAATCCGTTATTTATTAGCGGATTCCAACCGACACTCCCTTTGCCACCACTCTCGACTCTCTATGGGCTCTTTACCGCCGCAAAAGGTGATTGGGTTACACCGCACGACACTGCAATCGGATTTGTTTTTAAAAGTAACGGAAAAGCTGTTGATTTAGAAACTATCTACGAGTTTGAGGATACTTTGAGTCCGAACTCTAAGATAAACAAGCAAAAATCTGGTTTAGGTTCTTCAAAAGTATTGTACTCAATGCGTATGAACCCTAACATAAAAAAACGTGAATTTCTCGTTGAACCTCAGCTCTATCTCTATACCCCAGAGATATGGTTAAAGGAAGCGTTTGAACGCCCTCGGTATCCGTTGCTCTTGGGACGCTCCTCCGATTTAGCAACTGTCAAATCCATAGATGAAATTGAATTAGAGAGTAGGTCGGAAACGACTTATCAAAATACGATAATCCCATTCCCTGACCCACAACTTTATGGACAGGTCCAGGCATTGCCTACGCACTTCACGGCGGAAATACCCCGTCGGCAATGCGGCACGCGTGCTTTTTGCATCATTACCGAACCGATAAAGTACAGGGGCAATGTTCTACACGATCCTGATAAGAATTGGGGGGTGTATTTGCATGAACGCATCCCGGGAAATTTCACAGTCCCTGTTGAGCAAACAAGGAAACCTATTGACAAAAACTATCAAATTCCAGACGTGAGCGGAAACCAGATGCAATTTTTTGATCCCTAACCCCAATACATCGTAGGGGCGAGGTTCCCTCGCCCGTAGGAGAACAACAATCTACACAACCGTAGGGACGGGGCCCCTGGGCCCACAGGAGATATTTCCCTTATGAGACCCAATCTTCCACGTCGCAAACCCACGCGCTTACGGGATTATGATTACAGCCAACCCGGTGCATCTTTCGTGACCGTCTGTGCCCAACACCGGAAATGTTTATTTGGGGCGATTGTGGACGAACAAATGCAATTGAACGCAATAAGCAAAATCGTCGTTGAATGTTGGAACCGTATTCCCCAACATTTTCCTTCCATTGGGTTAGGGGAGTCTGTTATCATGCCCAACCACATACACGGCATTATCACATGCAACCCCGTAGGGGCGGGGTCCCCCCACCCAATAGAAAACACTTCTCACCGTAGGGGCGAGGTCCCCTCGCCCGCTTATAGAGGTTCACCTTCGTTAGGCAAAATCGTAGCCTACTTCAAATACCAATCCACCAAGTATATCAACCAACACCGCAATACACCCGGGACGCGCATTTGGCAAAGAAATTATCACGATCATATCATCCGAGACGACGCAGATTTACAACGAATTCACCAATACATTCAGGACAATCCGATGAAATGGGCGTTAGATCAATTGCATCCTGACAATCCTTCCAAATGGTGAGAGCAACCGAAATGGACACAGGCAGGCGTGGCAACCACGCCCCTACGAAACCATGACAATATCTATGATGGGCGAGGGGACCTCGCCCCTACGCAGAGGAAAATCCATGTCAATATTGTTTGCAAAAAGCAACCCACCAGAAACGCTCCAAAAGCATACAGAAAATTGCCTCGACGTATACAATAGCCTCCGAGAACAGATGCCGTTTTTAACTGATGTCGCCCAAAATTCCAATTTCTTTGAGCATCTTTTCTACGCTGTCGCCCTTCACGATTTCGGAAAGGCGGCGACGGGTTTCCAAAAACAACTCACCAATGGCACGAGATGGAATTATCGCCATGAAATTCTATCTGCAGGATTTGTAGCAGGCATTCAACTCTCACAAGAAGCAAAAAAGGCAATCGGACTTACAATCTTGACACATCATAAAGATATTGACACCCTTAGGCACACATATAAGCACTATCCTGAAAGTGAAATCGGATTCCAAGTCTGGCAGGATAAAATCAAAGAATTAGAACCGACTTGGGAAGCGTTAATGGCAATTCAGAAACAAGTCACGCATTGGTGTCTTCTGGAAAAATGTATGTGGACACCTGTTACCTCAACTGACCAACTTGTTAACGGCTACCGCGATTTCTTGCTGCCTTACCAAAGAACTAAAAGGAACCATCAATTAAAAAATCATCCTTTATCCATCCTACACAGCACTTATGGCATGCTCCTCCGTGGGTGTATGATTGCTTGCGATCATCTCGCTTCTGCGGGAAAAAACGAGATACAAACCGCACTTGACAACTTTAAAGCCTGCCTGATGCAACACATTAAACAAAAGGCAAAGCAAAAAGGACAGCAGTTTCATGGGTGGCAACCCTTTCAAAAAGTCTCTGGAGAAACAACCGGGCAACTCATGCTCTCCGCACCGACAGGCTCCGGTAAAACTGAAGCCGCACTCCTCTGGTCGGACAAAAATCAGGGCAAGACACTTGGTAACCGTGTCTTTTATGTTTTACCCTACACTGCCAGCATCAACGCTATGTATAATCGATTGACAGACCTCGTATCCGATGACAGAATCGGTGTGTTGCACGGTAAAGCCGCTTATTTCGTTTATCAACAGCTCGTCGATAAAGACTATACCTATCAAGAGGCCGCAGCCGAAGCTCAAGATCAACAGAATCTGACTCGAAAAATTTGCCGACCTTACAAGGTACTCACCCCTTTTCAACTCCTAAAAGCCTTTTTTGGTATACGCGGCTTTGAGATGCAAATGGCGGAGATGTCCAAAGGGCTTTTTATTTTTGACGAAATCCACGCTTATGACCCGCACACAACCGCGCTTATTCTCACAATGGTAGAACGACTCCGTAAAGATTACGACGCACAATTCTGCATTATGACTGCCACAATGCCACAGTTCCTCAAAGGCATGATTAGTAAGGTACTTGGTGATCCACCACAGATTGAAATGGGACCCGAAAAACGGGACACATACACTCGACACCGAGTCCAATTATTTGACGGAAATATCCATGATGCAATTCCGCTGATTGAAGAGCGTCTCAGTCAAAAGCAGCGTGTTTTAGTCGTTTGTAATACTGTCCAGCAAGCACAAGATGTGTTTCAGGAATTAATGGGTGTAACCGAAAACGCTAAACTCCTTCACAGCCGATTTATCCTCAAAGACCGAGAACGGATTGAAAAGGAACTTGAAGACGCAAACCTACTCGTCGGCACGCAAGCCGTAGAAGTCTCACTCGATATTGATTTTGACTGTCTATTTTCAGAACCAGCCCCGATAGACGCGCTCATTCAACGTTTTGGTCGAGTTAACAGGAAAGGTGAAAAAGACATCTGTGATGTCCATATATGCGAAAAGGGTAGTGAAAACGACAAATATATCTATTCCCCTGACAAGATTGAACGCACTATAAAAGCGTTCGCATCTGTAGACGTTCTCCACGAATCCAAAATCCAAGGTCTGATTGATGAAGTTTATTCTGATGGCTATAATGAGGATGAACAGAAAAAATTTGATAGAGCGAAACAATTGTTTGAGCGGCACTTACAAGACATTGTGCCGTTTATTGAAGATTCTAAAGGGCATCAGGAATTTAATGAACTTTTTAAGAGTGTTGAGGTTGTACCCGAGTGTTATGAAGAAGATTTTTGGGTAAAAATTGAAAACCGTCAATACTACGAATCCAGAGCTTACATTGCCCAAATTAGTGAGCGTCAATTTGGAAGACTACACCGGGAGGGGCAGCTATATGAGCGTAAACGCTTTGGAAAGTTAGGGCAATGGTTCATAAAGGTTCGCTATGATGACATGCTCGGTTTACTTTTAAATGAACATAGCACAAACATCTTATAGCGGGCGTGGCAACCACGCCCCTACAAAATGATGAAAACGCTTATGACGGGCGTGGCAACCACGCCCCTATGGAACATTGAAAGGAGACACCACAAATGCAAACCCCAGACCAACCGAACATCACCGGCACTGCTATCAACTATCTCTACGTTTGCACACGCAAGCTCTGGTTCTATCAGAACCACCTCGACATGGAACACACTTCGGAATATGTTGACATGGGAAACCACCTCCACGACGAGAGTTACCCTCGCGAAAAACGCAGAGAATGGGACATTGACAATCTCGTGAAAATAGATTTCGTCGACAAATACGGTATCCTCCACGACATCAAATCGGGGCCTGCGATGGAAACCGCACACGTCATGCAGCTCTGTTATTACCTCTATCTCCTCAAACAGAAGGGAATATCCAACAGGAAAGGCGTTATAAACTACCCACGCCAACGGCGAACGACCGAGGTCGAACTCACATCCGAAAAGGAAGAAGAAGTGGAAGCTGCTATCGAAAAAGTAAATGAAGTTGCAGCGTTACCGACACCCCCTCACGCCGACTATATGAAAATCTGTAAATCCTGTAGCTACCAAGAACTCTGTTGGAGTTAACAGACGGAATTCATCCGTAGGGGCGAGGTTGCCTCGCCCGAAAAAGAAAAGGAACCCATTATGTCCCGGAACTACTACATCACCCAACCCGGCAGACTGCGCCGGAAAGACAACACACTGTACTTAGAGCCAGAAAATGCCCGACGCATCCCGATCCCTATTGAAGACATTGACTCGCTTTACTTCTACGGTGAACTTGATCTTAACACCAGACTCCTCAACTTCCTTTCGCAGAAACATATTGCCTTTCATGTGTTTAACTACTACGGTTATTATTCAGGGAGTTACTACCCCAGAGAATACCTCAACTCGGGTTCCCTGCTCGTCAAACAGGTCCAACACTACGAAAGTCCCGCCAATCGGATGCCCCTGGCACACGAATTCGTTGCGTCCGCTGTTTTCAATATGTTACGGATTTTGCGGTATCACACGAATCGTGATAAAGATTGCGGGGCGCAAATTGAAGCAATTGAGGCAATTTTTGCTGAAAGCCAAACCGCAAAGAACACGAACGCATTGATGGGCTATGAGGGCCTCATCCGAGACACCTATTACACTGCCTTCAATACAATTTTGGCGTTAAAGATACCTTTTGAAAAGCGCGTCCGTCGTCCACCGGACAATCCGATCAACGCCATCATCTCATTTGGCAACTCGATGATGTATACCGCCTGCCTCACGGAAATCTATCGCACGCAGCTCAACCCGACGGTCAGTTTCCTCCACGAGCCCGGAGAACGCCGCTTCTCGCTGAGTCTCGATCTTGCCGAAATTTTCAAACCACTCATCATTGACAGAATTATATTTCGTTTGTTCAACCGTCGGCAGCTCAACGAGTCAAAACACTTTGAAAATAGTATTGATGGGTGTTACCTCAATGACAAAGGGCGTAAACTGTTCATCGCTGCATTTGATGAGCAATTGAAGCAGACCGTTTCGCATCGAAAATTGAAACGTCACGTTTCCTACCAGCGACTCATCCGTTTGGAGTGTTACAAACTCATCAAGCATCTGGTCGGTATGGAGACCTATCAGGCACTGCGTCCGTGGTGGTAGGCACAATCTTAATTCTTATACCATTTCTGAATAACCGTTTCTCATTAGCGAAAACCCGCTCGTAGGGGCGAGGTCCCCTCGCCCGTCTAATCCGTCCGAATCCTCATAGCATTTCAAAATCTCTGAAATGCGAATTTATTTTTCAGATTTGGTATTAGAACACTACCGGCACAATAGGCATCGCAGGGGCGTGGTTACCGCGCCTGTCGGTTTCTGACGAACCTTTCAACTTCGTTCCCACTTTACATGAGGAGACATCTGCAATGTACATCATTCTGGTTTACGACATTCAAGTCAAGCGCGTCGCGAAGGTCTGTAAATACCTCCGACAGCACCTCAATTGGATCCAAAATTCAGTCTTTGAAGGGCAGTTAACCAAAGCGCAGTTCGCACGAGTCAAATCGAGGTTAGCGGCACTCACTGATCCCGAACAAGACTCTATCATTATCTATCAACTACGCGATGCCCGGTGGATGAATAAAGAGGTCATGGGAGTCGATAAGAATCCCGCGACGAACCTACTCTAAGCAAGTCATCTTCGAGGATATTGATATAAGACCTGCTGTCGACCTCGGTTACATGAAAGGTTTAGAC from Candidatus Poribacteria bacterium includes:
- the cas6 gene encoding CRISPR-associated endoribonuclease Cas6, producing MTRFDSCEDPAFSERIRQNLIRKHEAIHGRAPHDDTLTFTFDKGYIDRRQGRVTRLVDYKGIKIRGVMCPFDVSGSIPLIQIGYECGFGDKNSAGFGMVDVQTNFNLNLISKNCIIYF
- the cas7i gene encoding type I-B CRISPR-associated protein Cas7/Cst2/DevR is translated as MSKHLIGLMLIDAPYSALNNADKPKDRPNDNIVVVKTLKKGRRGQTYPYVSGQAWRNWWRTTLEHEFDDWHNSPIDREDKIAYTKVDPVKYDDDDVFGYMRARSEGKGKQKEDLTVTRLSPLKCSPLISISPQIPTNDFGVMARQEGDPVPYEHQFYSCILQGIFSLNLSAVGSFSAVNKTGYKNIRDDYVPTIEAARGTRENEDSPWVLPKDIRVRRCQQTLKALPFLSGGAKLTSHLTDVTPKLIILSVLKGGNHPFMNLIVEEEGLGKLSLSALREIIGDYKDRFCDAIYIGRRSGFMDDIDGKLTELAGDNNLPGEIVYDTPNTVITQLSQKLETHVGDTP
- a CDS encoding transposase, with amino-acid sequence MRPNLPRRKPTRLRDYDYSQPGASFVTVCAQHRKCLFGAIVDEQMQLNAISKIVVECWNRIPQHFPSIGLGESVIMPNHIHGIITCNPVGAGSPHPIENTSHRRGEVPSPAYRGSPSLGKIVAYFKYQSTKYINQHRNTPGTRIWQRNYHDHIIRDDADLQRIHQYIQDNPMKWALDQLHPDNPSKW
- the cas8a1 gene encoding type I-B CRISPR-associated protein Cas8b1/Cst1, with product MPIYEKLMGNPFVDAGVCGICEWLERRPQPEEITTTDLEVMVEEFIPMAAKWEKWGSIFTLNHSLTNPSKKKDERLAHFRGMLLDYIHNVKELDQIGDCMGCGRRDVGSTPLLDKTGVPLTGGKNSNFFPVFSEGAGYCPACSFSIQFLPFSLVATGKNGGRFLMLHSKSWELMRIWTIRCIQGIKQQYSQQQSGECFKPDYENSRNGLFYMVREMIIECEEMQLYDEITDKDVSMEVYSFTNNNQFPDIEIFYIPSSVFQFLSAAEQNPYKDAWYEIVQIGYGRGKSKKDYKKSRNLVYEYLLEDRSIRGFFLSRRTQKHRGNWELFSLYLQKVRNMKPTRIEKIKQVGDLIAESIRKSEKRGLNRLQDLENATTYFDCRSVLLRIIRDRIVQKEPEPLFSFDDCVEHIFISADNAQSWSDELDDSELDEEEKEQLRHSINDNVRFWRETRDLLLFRIYEQLHSWLTEQEDN
- the cas2 gene encoding CRISPR-associated endonuclease Cas2, producing the protein MYIILVYDIQVKRVAKVCKYLRQHLNWIQNSVFEGQLTKAQFARVKSRLAALTDPEQDSIIIYQLRDARWMNKEVMGVDKNPATNLL
- the cas4 gene encoding CRISPR-associated protein Cas4 translates to MQTPDQPNITGTAINYLYVCTRKLWFYQNHLDMEHTSEYVDMGNHLHDESYPREKRREWDIDNLVKIDFVDKYGILHDIKSGPAMETAHVMQLCYYLYLLKQKGISNRKGVINYPRQRRTTEVELTSEKEEEVEAAIEKVNEVAALPTPPHADYMKICKSCSYQELCWS
- the cas5b gene encoding type I-B CRISPR-associated protein Cas5 encodes the protein MKVIRVHITGWIASFRNPLFISGFQPTLPLPPLSTLYGLFTAAKGDWVTPHDTAIGFVFKSNGKAVDLETIYEFEDTLSPNSKINKQKSGLGSSKVLYSMRMNPNIKKREFLVEPQLYLYTPEIWLKEAFERPRYPLLLGRSSDLATVKSIDEIELESRSETTYQNTIIPFPDPQLYGQVQALPTHFTAEIPRRQCGTRAFCIITEPIKYRGNVLHDPDKNWGVYLHERIPGNFTVPVEQTRKPIDKNYQIPDVSGNQMQFFDP
- the cas3 gene encoding CRISPR-associated helicase Cas3' encodes the protein MTISMMGEGTSPLRRGKSMSILFAKSNPPETLQKHTENCLDVYNSLREQMPFLTDVAQNSNFFEHLFYAVALHDFGKAATGFQKQLTNGTRWNYRHEILSAGFVAGIQLSQEAKKAIGLTILTHHKDIDTLRHTYKHYPESEIGFQVWQDKIKELEPTWEALMAIQKQVTHWCLLEKCMWTPVTSTDQLVNGYRDFLLPYQRTKRNHQLKNHPLSILHSTYGMLLRGCMIACDHLASAGKNEIQTALDNFKACLMQHIKQKAKQKGQQFHGWQPFQKVSGETTGQLMLSAPTGSGKTEAALLWSDKNQGKTLGNRVFYVLPYTASINAMYNRLTDLVSDDRIGVLHGKAAYFVYQQLVDKDYTYQEAAAEAQDQQNLTRKICRPYKVLTPFQLLKAFFGIRGFEMQMAEMSKGLFIFDEIHAYDPHTTALILTMVERLRKDYDAQFCIMTATMPQFLKGMISKVLGDPPQIEMGPEKRDTYTRHRVQLFDGNIHDAIPLIEERLSQKQRVLVVCNTVQQAQDVFQELMGVTENAKLLHSRFILKDRERIEKELEDANLLVGTQAVEVSLDIDFDCLFSEPAPIDALIQRFGRVNRKGEKDICDVHICEKGSENDKYIYSPDKIERTIKAFASVDVLHESKIQGLIDEVYSDGYNEDEQKKFDRAKQLFERHLQDIVPFIEDSKGHQEFNELFKSVEVVPECYEEDFWVKIENRQYYESRAYIAQISERQFGRLHREGQLYERKRFGKLGQWFIKVRYDDMLGLLLNEHSTNIL
- the cas1b gene encoding type I-B CRISPR-associated endonuclease Cas1, whose protein sequence is MSRNYYITQPGRLRRKDNTLYLEPENARRIPIPIEDIDSLYFYGELDLNTRLLNFLSQKHIAFHVFNYYGYYSGSYYPREYLNSGSLLVKQVQHYESPANRMPLAHEFVASAVFNMLRILRYHTNRDKDCGAQIEAIEAIFAESQTAKNTNALMGYEGLIRDTYYTAFNTILALKIPFEKRVRRPPDNPINAIISFGNSMMYTACLTEIYRTQLNPTVSFLHEPGERRFSLSLDLAEIFKPLIIDRIIFRLFNRRQLNESKHFENSIDGCYLNDKGRKLFIAAFDEQLKQTVSHRKLKRHVSYQRLIRLECYKLIKHLVGMETYQALRPWW